A genome region from Nitrospirota bacterium includes the following:
- a CDS encoding TRAP transporter substrate-binding protein, producing the protein MNTKRFLFLFVVVALIAVAAFVVPDSAAAQPTITLTYANFPPAATFPSVQMERWAKEIEKRTNGKVKVQTFPGGTLLPAKNILDGVISGAADIGNFAMSYQPGRFPVSEAVDLPLGFTSAKVASLVLYDLVEKYNPKEFEKVKIITLFTCPPTNFMTKAPVRTLKDLKGLEIRAAATGADAVKRLGGTPIAMPQSEVPEAIQKGVVKGMLSSLEILQDFKFAAYTPYATIVELPVVSFAVVMNKEKWNMLPDDVKKVIDDLRREQALWTGTYVDDHVKEALEWSKKTYNHQVFQLPKSDRAEIRKLLNPMVDEYVKRTNALGLPGTQIVKDAETLKKKYEKKYK; encoded by the coding sequence ATGAATACGAAGCGGTTTCTTTTTTTGTTCGTGGTTGTAGCCCTTATAGCGGTCGCGGCGTTCGTTGTTCCCGATAGTGCCGCGGCCCAGCCGACGATCACCCTGACCTATGCGAATTTCCCCCCTGCCGCGACGTTCCCGAGCGTGCAGATGGAGCGGTGGGCGAAAGAGATCGAGAAGAGGACCAACGGGAAGGTGAAGGTCCAGACCTTCCCGGGCGGGACGCTCCTCCCGGCAAAGAACATCCTCGACGGCGTGATTTCGGGCGCTGCCGACATCGGCAACTTCGCGATGAGCTATCAGCCGGGCCGCTTCCCCGTCTCCGAGGCGGTCGATCTCCCGCTCGGCTTCACCAGCGCCAAGGTGGCGAGCCTCGTGCTCTACGACCTCGTCGAGAAGTACAACCCGAAGGAGTTCGAGAAGGTGAAGATCATCACCCTCTTCACCTGTCCGCCGACGAATTTCATGACCAAGGCGCCGGTCAGGACGCTCAAGGACCTGAAGGGACTCGAGATAAGGGCAGCGGCTACGGGAGCGGACGCGGTGAAGCGCCTGGGCGGGACGCCGATCGCCATGCCCCAGTCCGAAGTGCCCGAAGCGATCCAGAAGGGCGTCGTGAAAGGAATGCTGTCATCCCTCGAGATACTGCAGGACTTTAAGTTCGCCGCTTACACGCCCTATGCGACGATCGTCGAGCTCCCGGTCGTCTCGTTTGCCGTTGTGATGAACAAGGAGAAGTGGAATATGCTTCCCGACGACGTCAAGAAGGTCATCGACGACCTGCGGAGAGAGCAGGCGCTCTGGACAGGGACGTATGTCGACGACCATGTGAAAGAGGCGCTCGAGTGGTCGAAAAAGACTTATAACCACCAGGTCTTCCAGCTGCCGAAGAGCGACCGGGCCGAGATCCGGAAGCTCCTGAATCCCATGGTCGATGAGTATGTGAAGAGGACGAATGCCCTCGGGCTGCCGGGGACACAGATCGTCAAGGATGCCGAAACCCTGAAGAAGAAGTACGAGAAAAAATACAAATAA